In a single window of the Gadus macrocephalus chromosome 6, ASM3116895v1 genome:
- the sv2ca gene encoding synaptic vesicle glycoprotein 2Ca, whose product MDDTYDNRTSLAKGAKGIVKEAKRHAAKKVGKVVDRATDEYSSHRNYTRFQDDEEDEEDEFYRGDAGNGAKDGGGSRDNDEGSSDATEGHDDEDEIYEGEYQGIPSNGKPGGGKVALGQPLSDAGRDRKELEQERQADEEELAQQYELIIQECGHGRFQWQLFLVLGLALMSDGVEVFVVGFVLPSAETDMCVPNSSSGWLGWSFSMGSAYQFHSWRVFVVVCALPCVCAVVALTFMPESPRFYLEVGKHDEAWMILKQIHDTNMRARGLPEKVFTVNRIKIPKQLDELVEMESESGNPVSKAFFRIKAEIYGIYVNLKKCFNYPMRENMIRLAIVWFTLSFGYYGLSVWFPDVIKHLQADDYASKVKSHSNERIEDITFNFTLENQIHTNSVFVNDRFIGMKLRSVTFVDSTFRSCYFDDVTSVGSIFRNCTIIGSQFFNTDIDDSKLIDGTEVINSTFVHNKTGCQMTFDDDYSAYWVYFINFLGTLAVLPGNIVSALLMDKIGRLSMLGGSMVLSGISCFFLWFGTSESMMIFMLCLYNGLSISAWNSLDVVTTESFPTSRRGTGFGFCNALCKLAAVMGNLIFGSLVGITKAIPILMASSVLVGGGLVALRLPDTRANVLM is encoded by the exons atggacGACACTTACGATAACAGGACTTCTCTGGCCAAGGGGGCCAAGGGCATAGTGAAGGAGGCCAAACGGCACGCCGCCAAGAAGGTGGGCAAGGTGGTGGACCGCGCCACAGACGAGTACTCGTCCCACCGCAACTACACGCGCTTCCaggacgacgaggaggacgaggaggacgagttCTACCGCGGCGACGCCGGCAACGGCGCCAAGGATGGCGGGGGTTCCCGTGACAACGACGAGGGCTCGAGCGACGCCACGGAGGGCCACGACGACGAGGACGAGATATACGAGGGGGAGTACCAGGGCATCCCCTCCAACGGGAAGCCCGGCGGGGGGAAGGTGGCGCTGGGGCAGCCGCTGTCGGACGCCGGCCGGGACAggaaggagctggagcaggagcggCAGGCGGACGAGGAGGAGCTGGCCCAGCAGTACGAGCTCATCATCCAGGAGTGCGGCCACGGGAGGTTCCAGTGGCAACTCTTCCTGGTGCTGGGGCTGGCGCTGATGTCGGACGGCGTGGAGGTGTTCGTGGTGGGCTTCGTGCTGCCCAGCGCCGAGACGGACATGTGCGTGCCCAACTCCAGCTCTGGATGGCTAG GCTGGAGTTTCAGCATGGGCTCAGCCTACCAGTTCCACAGTTGGagggtgtttgtggtggtgtgtgcCCTGCCCTGCGTCTGTGCCGTGGTGGCCCTCACCTTTATGCCTGAGAGCCCCAGGTTCTATCTAGAG GTGGGGAAGCATGACGAGGCCTGGATGATCCTCAAGCAGATCCACGACACCAACATGCGGGCGCGGGGGCTGCCGGAGAAAGTCTTCACC GTGAACAGAATAAAGATCCCCAAGCAACTGGATGAACTGGTGGAAATGGAATCGGAATCTGGCAACCCGGTCTCCAAAGCATTCTTCAGAATCAAAGCGGAGATATATGGG ATCTACGTGAATCTGAAAAAGTGTTTCAACTACCCCATGCGGGAGAATATGATTCGCCTTGCCATCGTGTGGTTTACGTTGTCGTTTGG GTACTATGGGCTGTCAGTGTGGTTCCCTGATGTCATCAAGCACCTCCAGGCGGATGATTACGCCTCCAAGGTGAAGAGCCACAGCAACGAACGCATTGAGGACATTACCTTCAACTTCACCCTGGAGAACCAGATTCACACCAACAGCGTCTTCGTCAATGACAG ATTCATCGGCATGAAGTTGAGGTCGGTCACCTTTGTGGACTCCACCTTCCGCTCCTGCTACTTCGACGATGTCACATCGGTGGGCTCCATCTTCCGCAACTGCACCATTATCGGATCTCAATTCTTCAATACAG ACATCGATGACTCCAAGTTGATCGATGGCACCGAGGTGATCAACAGCACTTTCGTGCACAACAAGACGGGCTGCCAGATGACGTTTGATGATGACTACAGCGCCTACTGGGTCTACTTCATCAACTTCCTGGGGACCCTGGCTGTACTGCCGGGAAACATCGTGTCTGCTCTCCTCATGGACAAGATCGGCCGCTTATCCATGCTGG GTGGCTCCATGGTTCTGTCGGGCATCAGCTGTTTCTTCCTGTGGTTTGGCACCAGCGAGTCCATGATGATATTCATGCTGTGCCTGTACAACGGCCTGAGCATCTCAGCGTGGAACTCCCTGGACGTGGTCACCACAGAATCCTTCCCCACAAGCAGGAG ggggACAGGGTTTGGCTTCTGCAACGCCCTGTGTAAGCTGGCGGCCGTGATGGGGAACCTGATATTCGGCTCCCTGGTGGGCATCACCAAGGCCATCCCCATCCTCATGGCCTCGTCCGTCCTGGTGGGCGGCGGCCTGGTGGCCCTCCGGCTCCCAGACACCCGGGCAAATGTACtcatgtaa
- the f2rl2 gene encoding proteinase-activated receptor 3 produces the protein MAKTQLVGFLLCLMAWRTLQDQGNDIDQIKANTTGGFNPKSFKGNPCETNCTSQRGSFSFPPELGVDPWDAAAAYTQGAVSSWVIPSCYVLAMAVGIPSNVYILAFLRVKARTFTPALLYLSLALSDTLLLASLALRVHYHLSGDGWVFGEAACRLVTALFYGNIYCSAHTIACIVLKRYLAVVRPFLYRRLPRRGLTLVACLGVWLLFAAAVVPELAVRQSYVVPRLGVVSCHDVLPLGAGSHAWLVPYRLALVWVGFVAPFAVCVCTHAAMIYHLGRSFRDWAPFIRVSSLVLLIFTACFLPSGALHLAHYTRLLSGGGDGLYGHYRLAVCLCCFHSCLDPFLCVLMSKTPASRLKFSTGRVSLRRPAVIT, from the exons ATGGCCAAGACCCAGCTTGTGGGATTCCTGCTCTGTTTGATGGCATGGAGAACTCTTCAGGATCAAG GAAACGACATCGATCAAATAAAGGCAAACACCACTGGCGGTTTTAACCCGAAATCCTTCAAGGGAAACCCCTGCGAGACTAACTGCACCTCCCAGCGAGGGTCGTTCTCCTTCCCCCCGGAGCTGGGCGTGGACCCCTGGGACGCCGCCGCGGCCTACACCCAGGGGGCCGTGAGCTCCTGGGTCATCCCCTCCTGCTACGTCCTGGCCATGGCGGTGGGCATCCCCTCCAACGTCTACATCCTGGCCTTCCTGCGGGTCAAGGCGCGCACCTTCACCCCGGCGCTGCTCTACCTGAGCCTGGCGCTGTCCGACACGCTGCTGCTGGCGTCACTGGCGCTGCGCGTTCACTACCACCTCAGCGGCGACGGCTGGGTGTTCGGCGAGGCCGCGTGCCGGCTGGTCACCGCCTTGTTCTACGGCAACATCTACTGCTCGGCGCACACCATCGCCTGCATCGTCCTGAAGCGCTACCTGGCCGTGGTGCGCCCCTTCCTGTACCGCCGGCTCCCCCGCCGAGGCCTGACGCTGGTCGCCTGCCTCGGCGTGTGGCTGCTGTTCGCCGCCGCCGTGGTGCCCGAGCTGGCCGTGCGGCAGAGCTACGTGGTGCCGCGGCTGGGCGTGGTCTCCTGCCACGACGTGCTCCCCCTGGGCGCGGGCTCCCACGCCTGGCTGGTGCCCTACCGGCTGGCGCTGGTCTGGGTGGGCTTCGTGGCGCCCTtcgccgtgtgcgtgtgcacgcacGCCGCCATGATCTACCACCTGGGGCGCTCGTTCCGCGACTGGGCGCCGTTCATCCGGGTCAGCAGCCTGGTGCTCCTGATCTTCACGGCGTGCTTCCTGCCCAGCGGCGCGCTGCACCTCGCCCACTACACCCGCTTGCTGTCGGGCGGCGGCGACGGCCTGTACGGCCACTACCGGCTGGCCGTGTGTCTGTGCTGCTTCCACAGCTGCCTGGACCCCTTCCTGTGCGTGCTCATGTCCAAGACGCCGGCCTCCAGGCTGAAGTTCAGCACCGGGCGGGTGTCGCTGCGGAGGCCCGCCGTCATAACGTGA